The stretch of DNA TGCTTGTCCAGCGAAAGGCTTCGAGGAACGTAGCCGCGGGCGCGCCCAGGAATAAGCCGCTGCCGGCAACGATGGTGTCGTTGTTTGTCACCGCGGTTCCGTATGTGAGCGTGGCGCCCGGCAACGAGGGGAGGCCGACCATGCCGCCGGCCTTCGTCCATAGAAACGGCTGAGTGCCGGATGCACCCACAACGGTAGCGCCGTCGGCCGAGATTCCCAGCGCGCGGCTGTCGATCGCCGCGGGAAGTTTTCCGAGATCCGTGATGCCCGCACTGCTCGTCCACAGGAATGCCTCGTTATTGCCGGCGACAGACATAATGCCCGCGGCCGCTGAACCGGCTGACGAGACATCGCGCACCGAAGGACGACTGGCACCCGCCGGAGCACTCAGAAACGATGGACCTTGGGTCGCAGACCACAGGTAGCCGTTCAACGTGAGGGAATCGCTTGATTGCTCGTCGCCGCCAATCACCGAGCCGTTGCCCGAGACCCCGTAGGGAGTCGCGTTGTCGCCTGCGGTGACGTTCGGCAGCGCGACGAGCCCCGTGGCTGCCGTCCATCGCCAGCCGCCGCCGCCTCCGCTGTTGCTGCTCGAATATCCCACGACGGTCGAGCCGTCCGAGGAGATGTCGTTGGCAATGCTCCCCTGGTAGCCGGAAAGAATCCCCAATGGCGTGAATGTGGCCGCGGCGCACACCCGCGAAACCAGCGCAATGCTCAGCAGACCGACCAATGCGCGAATGCACTTCGCCATAGCTGCCCCCGAAAGAACAGGTGGTTGACCTGTTGAAATAGCAACTCGTGCCACCTGAGACGCAGGCCCTAACAAGCGCTCGGTGCTGCGCCATTGTAACCTGTGGCAAGGCACCTTTGTCAGCCCGGCAAAGGTCTCTTGGGATCAGACGCGTAGAGTGGCCGGAAGCACGACAATTAGCGGGGGAATTGCGAGCCGGGGCGTGCGGTGACGTTGTCAGGTTGGCTCATTTCCTCGTCGGGCAGCATGAGCTTCGTGCCAGGCGCGACGAAGTTGTAATCGCTGCCGATTTGTGCCCGATTCAATTCGTAGATCTCCGCCCAGCGCGAGGCTTTGCCCAACTCGTAGCGGGCGATGTCGAAGAGCGTATCGCCGTCCTGCACGACATAGACCCGGCCGCCATAGCCTTGCGAGCTGGTGGGCAGGGCGCGCGTACCCGCCGGCGGGGCGGCACGCCGCTTGGGGCACAATTGCGGATAGCGCTGTTCCAATTCCTCGACCGGCGGCACGATGATCCGCTCGCCGATCTCGAGTCCGTCGGCATTGGCTCCCGGCTTGCGATTGTGCCGCTGGATGGCTTTGAAGTAACCGCCCGTGCCATAAACTTTCTGCGAGATCGTCCAGAAGCTGTCGTTCGGCTCGACGGCGTATGTACCGTCGGGCGTGGGGGTATGCGCCGGGTGATGCTGATGCCGCGAAATATCGTCCTGCGGTGGCGCGAACTCCGCGGCCGGCGCATCGAGATCATTCGTCGCCGGAGGAGGCGCGGCGTGATGGGGCTGGCCGTACTGCGGTGTGCGCGCGTTCTGCAAATCGCGCTCCAGCGGCGTCGCATAGGGATCTGCCGACGGTGGTACACCACGCGAGTTCAAATGTTGATCGGGCACCGCGTGCAGCGGCGTGTGCTCCGCCGAAGGGGCCGCACGCGGACCCTCTTCGAGCGAACCTTCGCGCAGATTGTTCCGCGGCGCGTTGGCATATCGATCTTGGGCTGCGGGGCGCCCGTAGGGAGCGGCTCGGGGCTCGGCCAGGGTAGGCTGTTGCCCCGCGGCAGGCTGAATCAAGCCCGGCTCGCGCACCGATCCTCTTGATTCGTTTTCCTCGGCCACCAGAGGCGCGCCGTTCGCGGGCGCGTCGCCGGCCAGGTCGGGTTCCGGCTCCATCTCCGCGGGCGGTTGATCAGCGCCGGCAGCCGATTGCTCGGCGCCAGCGACCATCATGGCGGGTGCTGCGAACGCTGGCGCCTCGGGTTCAGGGCCTGCTTGCGCGGGCTCGGGTTCGGGAGTCACCTCGGCTTCGGCCGAAACCTGATCGATCGCGCCGGACGGCGCCTGATCCACGTCGGCAAACGGATTTCCCGGCACGACTTCGGTCGGCTGCTCGGCGATAGCTCGTGGCTCCGCCATCGTCGACTCGACATTTCCGACAGGCAGCGGCGCGTCGGTCGGAGGCGCTGCCTCGTGGCGTCCGGCGTACTGATCGCCGGACCAAAGCGGCTTGGTGCTCGAAGTATCTTCCGGGGCCGGAACGGGCGTCTGCGGCGCCGCCTCGACATGAGCCGTTTCCTCGGCCGGGGCGGCCGCGGCTTCCGGACCATCGTCTGTCGCGGCCACTTCCTGACGGCCCCATGGCAGGCCGGGCGTTCCCATCTTCACGTACACGGCAACGGCCAGCATCGCCAACAAAAGCCCGAGCAGCGATAGCCCAAAGCGCACTTCCCGGCCTAGTGCCGAGGCGGCGGCGGGCGAATCGGGCTCGTCGATTAAGTCGGCATCATGCTGCTTGAGATCTTCCGTCATAGTGCCTCGTTCTCCCTAACTTGGCAGGTGACCGGTCGTGCCGGGGACGTAATTTAGTTTGACTCAGACGCGGCGTGCGGCCACGCGCAGCTTTGCGCTGCGCGCCCGTGGGTTTTGCAAAGTCTCCTGTTCACTCGCGCGGAGGGGTTTCTTTGTGAGCGGCTGCCAGCGATCGTCGCCGCGAAAGGCCTCCTTCACGCGCCGATCCTCCAGCGAATGAAAGCTGATGATCGCCAATTTGCCGCCCGGTTCCAGGCAATCGGGCATTTCCGCAAGCGCCTGGTCGAGCGCCCCCAGTTCGTCATTGACCGCGATTCGCAAGGCTTGAAATGTGCGCGTTGCCGGATCGATGCGCCGCGTATCGGCCGAGCGCGGTACTGCGCGACGGACGATCTCGGCCAATTGATGGGCCGTTTCGATTCGTTCCTGCTGCCGCTGTTCCACGATGCGCCGCGCGATCCGTCGGCTGAAGCGTTCTTCACCAAGTTGATAGATCAAATCAGCCAGCGCCGTTTCCTTCATCCGGTTTACCAGTTCGCTGGCCGGCTCGCCTTCGCCTGTATCAAAACGCAGATCGAGTGGGCCCTCGGCATCGAAGCTGAATCCTCGTTCGCGATCTGCTAACTGGTCGCTCGATAAACCTAAATCCAAGAGCGTGCCTGAAACCCTCTTTATCTGCAATTCTTCCAGCACGCCTGTCAGGCTTCGATAGTTCGCCTGCACGACGCGCACCGGTGTATCCGCCAACTCACCCCGCGCCCGTTCGACGGCCACGCGGTCGCGATCGAGCGCAATCACCAGTCCCGACGGGCCGACCCGCTCGGCAATCGCACGCGTATGACCGCCGCCCCCCAGCGTGCCGTCGACGAAGACCTGACCCGGCCGCGGATCGAGCCACGCCAGAACTTCAGCCAGCATCACCGGCACATGTTCGGAGCGCGGCGGCATACGTTTTTCCAGTCCGGACTCCGAGAGGGTCGCCCACAATGACCGAGTTTGCCCGAGAGGTCAAGCTAGATCGGGTTACATCACATCGGTGGAAGAGGTGCTAGCGAACGATACAAGTCGGCATACGCTTGCACCATCGTTTCGAGCGAGAAGCAGCGTTGCGCCCGCTCGCGATTTGTCGCCGAGAGTTCCGCAGCTAGCGTCGGATCGGTGAGCAGCCGATGGAGCATCGCTCGCCACCCAGCTGCGTCGCCCGGGGGAGCGATCTGCTCGCTCGAATCGCCCAACAGCTCGCGAATTCCCTCGACGTCCGCTGCTAGCACGGGCCGGCCGCTGGCCATTGCTTCGAGGACGACGTTCGGCATTCCCTCCCATTGCGATGGTAGCACGAGCACGTCGCTGGCCGCGAGGATTCCTGGCACATTCGCCTGCCAGCCCACGAAATGCACGCGCTCGGCAGGCGCCACGCGCGCGGCCAGGTTTTCCAAGGCTTGCCGCTCAGGCCCGGCGCCGACCAGCAGCAAGTCATGCTGCGGATGTGCAGCCAGCCAGTCTGGCGTTTGCTCAATGAGCCAGTCCAGGCCCTTTTGCCGATCGAGTCGCCCGACGTATGTGATCCACCGTCGCCCCGTGGGCAGTGACAGTTCGCCGGGCGCAATGGGCGACACCTCCAGATAACGTGCCACGTCGATTCCGTTGGGAATCACCACTAGCTTGTCGGACGGCAAGCCGCCGACGCTGTGCGAATACTCGGCCACGCTCCGGCTGACACAGACGTGTTTTTCGATCCAGCGATCGGTCCACCGATCGAGCCGGAGCCGGAGTCGCCCGCGTCGCTCGGCGACGCGAATGCCCGACACGACATGCGGCAACCCCGTGCGCCGGGCCGCCAACCGGCCCAGAATGTTGGCATGGAAGAGAAACGTCTGCACCACGTCGGGGCGCCACTCGCGCCAATCAGCGGTGAGCCTGCGCACGACGCGCGGCGCCGACGCAACGCCGATGGCGTTCAAGGCGACGGCGCGGATGCCAGCCGCGCGCAGCGTGGGGAACAGAGAGCGATGCTCGTCCGCGGCCTCCGGCATCAGACTCCACACACGCACGTCAAACGCTTCGCGATCGAGCCGCGTTGCCAGTTCCACCAGCGCGCGCTCCGCCCCCCCCACGTCGAGGTCCGTAATCACGAACGACACGCGCAGCTTGCGACCACCAGCAGGCGGCGCGGCGGAATCTGCAGGTGTGGGGATCGATTGCGTCACAATTCTCGCGCAGGCGTTTGGTCTGTGAAATCGGCAGCCTGGCCGGGCATCAATGGACGGTCGACCATGGTATCGACGCCTGGAATCGGCTTCGTATACTCGATTCTAGCTTCGCCGCGTGCTGCGACCGAGCCTGCAATGCCGCCTGGGCCGTGCAAGGCTGATTCGATACGAGTATTTCCAGGGTCAAGATGTCCGAGCTGTCGCGCTATGATTACCGGCTTCCGCGGGAATTGATTTCGCAGCGACCGCTTGCGCAACGCGCCGATGCACGTCTGATGCTGGTCGATCGGGCTAGCCAATCGATCGAGCATGCGCACGTCCGCGATTTGCCGACCCTACTCTCGCCGGGCGATTGTCTGGTCATTAACGAGACACGCGTCGTGCCGGCGCGGCTGGTCGGCAGCCGGGCCGCGACGGGTGGCGCGTGGGAAGGATTGTTTCTCGCCCATCAACCGCCGCGGCTCTGGCGAATTTTGGCCAAAACGCGTGGCAAACCGGCCGTGGGCGAACGGATCACCCTCGCGGATCGGCAATCACGTGCCGATGTCTCGCTGCGGCTCATCGAACGGCAGCCAGGGGGGGTATGGATCGTTGAAGTCGAATCAGATGAGCCGACGTACGACCTGCTTGAACGTGTCGGCCGCGTGCCGCTGCCGCACTACATTCGCGGCGGCGACATGACCGACGAGGACCGGCACACCTATCAGACGGTCTATGCCCGGCAAGCCGGTTCGGTCGCGGCGCCCACGGCAGGTTTGCACTTTAGCGAGCGACTGCTCGCGGATATCGAAGCGGCGGGAGTCCGCGTCTGCCGCCTGGTACTGCACGTCGGATTGGACACTTTTCGTCCGATCGCCGTCGAGTCGCTTGCCGAGCACACGATGCACACCGAGCGCGGCGCCATTGACGAGGCGACCGTCGCCGCGATTCGCGCTGCCCGCGCCGCGGGAGGGCGCGTCGTCGCGGTGGGTACGACCAGCGTGCGCGTGCTGGAAACCGCGGCGGCATCAGGTGAGCTGGCGCCTTGGAGCGGTTCGACCGATTTATTCATCCGGCCGCCGTACCAATTCCGCGCGGTCGACGCGCTGATGACCAATTTTCATCTGCCGCGCACGACTCTGTTGGTTCTCGTGCGCACGTTTGGCGGCGATGATCTGCTCACCCGCGCCTACGAGGAAGCCATCCGCCAAGGTTATCGGTTCTACAGTTACGGCGACGCGATGCTGATTTCGTGATCGCGGCCGCCCGGATCGAGAACCATTTCGGCGACGCGATCCTCGCGACACCCCCCTCGTTGAACTCGTTCCGGACCTCTACAATGCGGGTCGCAATCGCCCGCCCGGTGTTCGTGATTCGTTCCGTGCGAATCGTCGCGCCGCCGCCCGTCCATCGCCGTCGTTCCTGCAGAGAGCCGGTGGCAGGACGTCGCCTCAATCCAATCGTCCGAATTTCCAGGAGAGCCCAGCCATGCCTTCTTCGATCGTTGATATTCATGCCCGCCAGATTCTCGATAGCCGCGGCAACCCAACCGTGGAAGTGGACGTGCGCCTGGCGGACGGGGCATTCGGCCGGGCCGCCGTACCGAGCGGAGCCAGCACGGGTGTACACGAAGCGTGGGAGCTGCGCGATACCGACGATAAACGCTTTGGCGGGAAAGCCGTGGCCCGGGCGGTTACGAACGTCAACGAGAAACTGGCCGGCGAATTGATCGGCGCCGATGCACTCGAGCAGACCGCGATCGACCGCCGCATGATCGAAATCGACGGCAGCGAAAACAAAAAGAACCTGGGCGCCAATGCCATCCTGGGCGTGTCGCTGGCCGTGGCCCACGCCGCGGCCGAGCATTGCGGCCTGCCGCTGTATCGGTATTTGGGCGGCGTGGGGGCCCGCGTGCTGCCAGCGCCGATGATGAACATCATCAACGGCGGCGCACACGCGGACAATAAAGTCGACGTGCAGGAATTCATGGTCATGCCGCTGGGCTTCGAATGCTTCAGCGAGGCTCTGCGCTGCGGCGTCGAAGTCTTTCATTCGCTCAAGAAGGTTTTGCAAGCGAAGGGCTTCAAAACCGCCGTCGGCGACGAAGGGGGCTTTGCCCCCGACCTGGGCAGCAACACCGAGGCCCTGGACGTCATCGTCGAGGCCGTGGGCAAGGCGGGCTATGAAGTCGGCAAGCAAGTGTTCATCGCGCTCGATGTGGCGGCGACCGAGCTGTTCGACAGTGCGTCGAAGACCTACACCATGGACGGCAAGAAGCTCGATGCGGCCGGCATGGTCGAATTTCTGGCCGGCTGGCGCAAGAAATACCCGATCTGCTCGATCGAAGACGGCTGCGCCGAAGACGACTGGGCCGGTTGGAAGTTGCTAACGGAGAAGCTTGGCGCGACGACGCAACTGGTAGGCGACGATTTGTTCGTAACCAACACGAAGCGTCTCGAACGCGGCATCCGCGAACACATCGCCAACAGCATCCTGATCAAGGTGAACCAGATCGGCACGCTGACCGAGACGATCGAGGCCATCCAAATGGCTCACCGTAACGGCTATACGAGCATTTCCAGCCACCGCAGCGGCGAGACCGAGGATTCGACCATCGCCGACCTGGCCGTGGCGCTCGGCACCGGCCAGATCAAAACTGGCTCGCTATCGCGCACCGATCGGACCGCCAAGTACAATGAATTGCTGCGGATCGAAGAGTCGCTCGGCGAGGCGGCCCTCTACGGCGGGCCGCTCTTCCCGAAGCGGTAGCGGTGGTTAACGTTCCTGCTGCTTCGCAGCACGGACAAGAAACCTGAAGCGCCTACGGCGCCCTGACAACGAGTTGTCAGGGCCACCCAGGGATGGACCGGGGCCGAAGACCCCGGGTACGGAAAAGCGGTTGAGAACGGGCTGACTACTCGAAGCAACGCGGTTCGAGACGTTCTGCCGGCGGAGACGGGCGTCATGTCCGAACGACAGCACGAACCCGATAAGCGGCCCTCGGCGCCGCTCACCGATTCGCCCTGGTTCTGGCTGGCACTGTTCGTGTGTGGCGCCCTGGCGGCGATCGTCGTCATTGGTCCGAAGCACGCGTATCGCCAGGCGCGGCTCGAACGGATGAACGACACTCGCGAAGAAATCCGCCGCCGGGCCGCGGGCGAAGTTACCGAGGCCGAAAAGGCCGCCGATCATTTGCTCGCTACGCACGACGCGCGGCAGCACACGCTGGGCCCGTTGGCCGCGGCGCTCGCCATCTTGCTGGCCGTCGGCGCGATCGCCGCCGGCGTCACGGGCTATCTGAAGGCCGATGCCCGACGTGCTGAACGCCAGGAACGAAAAGCAAGATTATGAGCTGGCTTGTCGAAGATCCCACGCCCACGTTCGTGGCGATCGTGCTCATCGAGGCCGTATTGGCCATCGCGTTGGTCAAAACCGGACGCGGCATTTTGCTGGCCGTGATCGCCGGCGTGGGCCTCTTGGGCGCCGGCCTCTTGATCGTCGAACGCCTCGTCGTTACCGACAAGGAGACCGTCGAAGACACGTTGACCGCCGCGGCGCAAGCTCTCGAGGCGAACGATCCGCAAGCGGTGCAGCAATTCATCGATCCGGCCTCGCCCATGCGCAACCGCGTGGCTTCGGAAATGTCGCGCGTGACGATCAATAAGGCGACGTTCAGCCGCTTGGACGTGAAGTTCAACCGCCACACGAGCCCCCCCACGGCCGAGGCCGACTTCATGGGCTACATCAATGCTCATGATCGGCGCGGCGAATTACCCTACGAAAGCTTCGCAGGGCGCTTCATGGTTCGCCTGCGTCGCGAGGGAGACCGGTGGCTGATGACCGACTACGAAATGCACGATCGGACCGGGCCGATGCGGTGAGTCACTAGAATATCGCGAACCGTGGGGAGTGTGAGCCACTGGTCGCTTGTCGACCAGTGCTTACCGCACTCCTTGCACTAGTGGCAAGCCACTAGTGGCACCCAAGGCTACCGTAACCTGCGGCGCTGTGCCGCCAGAGTTACCATCACCGCGGCCGCTGCGACTAGCGAAATCGTTGCCGGCTCGGGGAGCGGCGTCACCGAACCAACGCCCGCTCCGTAAATCGCCTGGATGCCGGCAATGTCATCTGGCGTCAAGAAACCGGTTCCCAAGCCGTCCATGCGATGGAAGGTCGGGTACATCACGGCGTTGGGATCGAGCGAATGATCGAGCCCCAAAGCGTGGCCGATCTCGTGTTCGGCACAGCCGAGCAGGTCCGGATAGGTGAGCGTGCCGACCAGGGCCCAGCGGTCACCCGTGTCGAAATGAACGTCACCGGCCAGGCCGGAGTTCGGCAGCGGAAAGTAGGCGTGCGCTTTGGTGTTGCCAAAGCCATCGATGAAGTGGTCGCCGAAACGGATTTCGGCGTTGCTCAGCGACGGAGAATACTCCTCATCGGAAACCGCTGGCCCGGAGTCGGGCACTTCGACGAAGTTCAACGGCGCGACCCCGGCCCACAACGATAGCGCTTCCTGGATGCTTTCCCGAATGATCGAACCTGGCACGGCCTGATTGTTGGGGTCCAAAAGTCCGCCGTCGAAGATGTTCGCGTAGCTGTACGTGATCGTCACCGGCGCGCCGAGAAAAGCTTGCGGCCATTTGTCGCCCGTCAGCGTAAATGCGCTCGCCGTGTGGGCGACGATGCCCAGCAGCAGCATCGAAAAAATGCAGCGTCGAATCATGGTTGTTTTATCAATGCGGGGAATCGCCGATTCAGTGCGCAGAGTCTTCGCA from Pirellulales bacterium encodes:
- a CDS encoding dockerin type I domain-containing protein; this translates as MAKCIRALVGLLSIALVSRVCAAATFTPLGILSGYQGSIANDISSDGSTVVGYSSSNSGGGGGWRWTAATGLVALPNVTAGDNATPYGVSGNGSVIGGDEQSSDSLTLNGYLWSATQGPSFLSAPAGASRPSVRDVSSAGSAAAGIMSVAGNNEAFLWTSSAGITDLGKLPAAIDSRALGISADGATVVGASGTQPFLWTKAGGMVGLPSLPGATLTYGTAVTNNDTIVAGSGLFLGAPAATFLEAFRWTSKTGSVSLGFLPGASSSQVGGMSLDGSMIVGSSGTAFVWTQASGMLNLKSVLSANGATGLTGWTLLAGNGVSGDGREIAGYGLDPAGHYEAFLATLPSFATGDVNLDGIVNSQDIAFASSNWLQTGIGVTGDANGDGIVNTQDLALMSSNWLKSAAASNAAAVPEPATALLALAAMMFLAWQQTWRKQITKAR
- a CDS encoding LysM peptidoglycan-binding domain-containing protein, which codes for MTEDLKQHDADLIDEPDSPAAASALGREVRFGLSLLGLLLAMLAVAVYVKMGTPGLPWGRQEVAATDDGPEAAAAPAEETAHVEAAPQTPVPAPEDTSSTKPLWSGDQYAGRHEAAPPTDAPLPVGNVESTMAEPRAIAEQPTEVVPGNPFADVDQAPSGAIDQVSAEAEVTPEPEPAQAGPEPEAPAFAAPAMMVAGAEQSAAGADQPPAEMEPEPDLAGDAPANGAPLVAEENESRGSVREPGLIQPAAGQQPTLAEPRAAPYGRPAAQDRYANAPRNNLREGSLEEGPRAAPSAEHTPLHAVPDQHLNSRGVPPSADPYATPLERDLQNARTPQYGQPHHAAPPPATNDLDAPAAEFAPPQDDISRHQHHPAHTPTPDGTYAVEPNDSFWTISQKVYGTGGYFKAIQRHNRKPGANADGLEIGERIIVPPVEELEQRYPQLCPKRRAAPPAGTRALPTSSQGYGGRVYVVQDGDTLFDIARYELGKASRWAEIYELNRAQIGSDYNFVAPGTKLMLPDEEMSQPDNVTARPGSQFPR
- the rsmH gene encoding 16S rRNA (cytosine(1402)-N(4))-methyltransferase RsmH, giving the protein MPPRSEHVPVMLAEVLAWLDPRPGQVFVDGTLGGGGHTRAIAERVGPSGLVIALDRDRVAVERARGELADTPVRVVQANYRSLTGVLEELQIKRVSGTLLDLGLSSDQLADRERGFSFDAEGPLDLRFDTGEGEPASELVNRMKETALADLIYQLGEERFSRRIARRIVEQRQQERIETAHQLAEIVRRAVPRSADTRRIDPATRTFQALRIAVNDELGALDQALAEMPDCLEPGGKLAIISFHSLEDRRVKEAFRGDDRWQPLTKKPLRASEQETLQNPRARSAKLRVAARRV
- a CDS encoding glycosyltransferase, encoding MTQSIPTPADSAAPPAGGRKLRVSFVITDLDVGGAERALVELATRLDREAFDVRVWSLMPEAADEHRSLFPTLRAAGIRAVALNAIGVASAPRVVRRLTADWREWRPDVVQTFLFHANILGRLAARRTGLPHVVSGIRVAERRGRLRLRLDRWTDRWIEKHVCVSRSVAEYSHSVGGLPSDKLVVIPNGIDVARYLEVSPIAPGELSLPTGRRWITYVGRLDRQKGLDWLIEQTPDWLAAHPQHDLLLVGAGPERQALENLAARVAPAERVHFVGWQANVPGILAASDVLVLPSQWEGMPNVVLEAMASGRPVLAADVEGIRELLGDSSEQIAPPGDAAGWRAMLHRLLTDPTLAAELSATNRERAQRCFSLETMVQAYADLYRSLAPLPPM
- the queA gene encoding tRNA preQ1(34) S-adenosylmethionine ribosyltransferase-isomerase QueA; translation: MSELSRYDYRLPRELISQRPLAQRADARLMLVDRASQSIEHAHVRDLPTLLSPGDCLVINETRVVPARLVGSRAATGGAWEGLFLAHQPPRLWRILAKTRGKPAVGERITLADRQSRADVSLRLIERQPGGVWIVEVESDEPTYDLLERVGRVPLPHYIRGGDMTDEDRHTYQTVYARQAGSVAAPTAGLHFSERLLADIEAAGVRVCRLVLHVGLDTFRPIAVESLAEHTMHTERGAIDEATVAAIRAARAAGGRVVAVGTTSVRVLETAAASGELAPWSGSTDLFIRPPYQFRAVDALMTNFHLPRTTLLVLVRTFGGDDLLTRAYEEAIRQGYRFYSYGDAMLIS
- the eno gene encoding phosphopyruvate hydratase, whose protein sequence is MPSSIVDIHARQILDSRGNPTVEVDVRLADGAFGRAAVPSGASTGVHEAWELRDTDDKRFGGKAVARAVTNVNEKLAGELIGADALEQTAIDRRMIEIDGSENKKNLGANAILGVSLAVAHAAAEHCGLPLYRYLGGVGARVLPAPMMNIINGGAHADNKVDVQEFMVMPLGFECFSEALRCGVEVFHSLKKVLQAKGFKTAVGDEGGFAPDLGSNTEALDVIVEAVGKAGYEVGKQVFIALDVAATELFDSASKTYTMDGKKLDAAGMVEFLAGWRKKYPICSIEDGCAEDDWAGWKLLTEKLGATTQLVGDDLFVTNTKRLERGIREHIANSILIKVNQIGTLTETIEAIQMAHRNGYTSISSHRSGETEDSTIADLAVALGTGQIKTGSLSRTDRTAKYNELLRIEESLGEAALYGGPLFPKR
- a CDS encoding matrixin family metalloprotease; this translates as MIRRCIFSMLLLGIVAHTASAFTLTGDKWPQAFLGAPVTITYSYANIFDGGLLDPNNQAVPGSIIRESIQEALSLWAGVAPLNFVEVPDSGPAVSDEEYSPSLSNAEIRFGDHFIDGFGNTKAHAYFPLPNSGLAGDVHFDTGDRWALVGTLTYPDLLGCAEHEIGHALGLDHSLDPNAVMYPTFHRMDGLGTGFLTPDDIAGIQAIYGAGVGSVTPLPEPATISLVAAAAVMVTLAAQRRRLR